The following coding sequences lie in one Crassostrea angulata isolate pt1a10 chromosome 10, ASM2561291v2, whole genome shotgun sequence genomic window:
- the LOC128167284 gene encoding ubiquitin conjugation factor E4 A-like, which translates to MSEKQDLSQNPFTALFTTVDAATQFSAQSSAAPANTAQQENGEQREDDTQHKMDINGMIEKIFLITLDTDIYPYDDRPSRCVFMSEILEKLDGQNWWEMSNLEQAVFERLLLPNPGTEVVSLTKKDDLQSASLAGESQVLRYLYQCYKRQQKLLSQRSDLSSELGTCLNVILMNARICLQQSELYPSQNPYQQLLDLYDEEICFTMGSDPDLLSQFFDVLVQQIEENEEDGSVSQVFQPILQIVLTRLTKELSLLNPGVLKNIDFLHFFARKGSLAQVFLDFSSPKDWSKGKAFEQTLLGSLFTQSCIPKMELGPYEFFENPSTRTKQDIEATESSIQQPLANICEKVYQLLFAIIKISPDHRHRVLQWLGKCIYANLGRTKIWSSQMPQLFTQMYASEGFCLNLCSIMLRLCKPFSEPRSAKLLKIQPTYCRMVAGNEKDARERGLHAEGLSKETCLIPNEETQSPPTEEHYNFITECFFLTHQCIHMSFHTVHEKFLKLNQELHRVQRLYNEVRGQGNDEMEPVRSIKRQMEKGMTLYLCMKAALTEPRLVEMSLNFHLATATWLSEIAINEDCKTFEPVKFPLPKIVPLMLTCVPEFIMGNVTDFTLFLQRFKEDMYEMAGDKLENFMTLILVYMGSPERMRNPHLRAELAETLAALLPAESGSSSKGLMSWFSREQLFVKHPLIEHLAEKLLNVFVSIEMTGQSVQFEQKFNYRRPMYMVLEHIWEIAVHRDCIKKLAEEAEGKIEDTDPPLFLRFINLLINDAIFLLDEAFDYMTQIKDKQAEKERGEWNSLEPQQRQENENSLRQITMLARYHNMMGNNTIHALEMITREIKSIFCHKSMVDRIAGMLNYFLLHLVGPKQRSFNVKDKNEIEFKPHQMVSDITQIYLNLGDNESFCMAVSADGRSYSSELFVKTNSVLQKIGKSPTMISQVDALRDKIEVLRVKQAAEDELLYADAPEEFLDPIMGTLMRDPVLLPSSKNIVDRAVIARHILSDQTDPFNRSPLSLDMVTPDVELKTKIEKWIQEKKASS; encoded by the exons ATGTCTGAAAAACAGGACTTGTCACAGAATCCATTCACCGCATTGTTTACCACAGTAGATGCTGCCACACAGTTCAGTGCACAGTCATCAGCAGCCCCAGCCAACACCGCTCAACAAG AGAATGGAGAACAGAGAGAAGATGATACACAACACAAAATGGATATTAATGGGAtgattgagaaaatatttctcaTCACATTAGACACTG atatttatcCATATGATGACAGACCATCAAGATGTGTATTTATGTCAGAAATACTAGAGAAACTTGATGGACAGAATTGGTGGGAAATGTCAAATCTAGAACAG GCAGTTTTTGAAAGATTGCTTTTGCCAAACCCAGGAACAGAGGTTGTTAGTTTGACCAAAAAGGACGATCTGCAGTCTGCATCTTTGGCAGGAGAATCCCAAGTTCTCAGATATCTGTATCAGTGTTACAAGAGGCAACAGAAGCTTCTATCTCAG AGGAGTGACCTATCCAGTGAATTAGGAACCTGCCTAAATGTGATTTTGATGAATGCTAGAATCTGTTTACAACAAAGTGAACTTTACCCCTCCCAAAACCCCTACCAACAATTACTGGATCTGTACGATGAGGAAATATGTTTTACTATGG GATCTGATCCTGACCTGCTTTCCCAATTCTTTGATGTACTTGTCCAACAAATTGAGGAAAACGAGGAAGATGGCTCAGTGTCGCAGGTTTTCCAGCCCATTCTACAAATTGTTTTGACCCGCTTGACAAAGGAGCTCTCTCTTCTGAACCCAGGGGTCTTAAAGAACATTGATTTTCTTCACTTCTTTGCAAGAAAAGGGAGTCTAGCACAG GTGTTTCTAGATTTTTCTTCACCCAAAGACTGGAGTAAAGGGAAAGCCTTTGAACAAACTTTGTTAGGTTCTCTGTTCACTCAGAGCTGTATTCCAAAGATGGAGCTTGGTCCCTATGAGTTCTTTGAAAATCCATCAACAAGAACAAAACAAGATATAGAAGCAACAGAATCCAGCATACAACAG CCTTTGGCTAATATATGTGAAAAGGTTTATCAACTGTTGTTTGCCATCATCAAAATATCCCCGGACCATCGACACAGAGTTCTGCAGTGGTTAGGAAAGTGTATATATGCCAATTTGGGAAGAACAAAAATTTGGTCCTCTCAGATGCCCCAGCTTTTTACACAGATGTATGCGTCTGAGGGATTCTGTCTAAACCTTTGCTCCATTATGTTAAGGCTGTGTAAGCCGTTCTCTGAACCCAGATCAGCAAAGTTACTGAAGATCCAGCCGACCTACTGTAGAATGGTGGCAGGCAATGAGAAAGATGCCAGGGAGAGAGGATTACATGCAGAGG GACTCTCAAAAGAAACATGTCTTATTCCTAACGAAGAAACTCAAAGTCCTCCTACGGAAGAGCACTATAATTTTATCACAGAGTGTTTTTTCTTGACTCATCAGTGTATTCATATGAGCTTTCATACTGTGCATGAAAAATTTCTGAAACTCAATCAAGAACTCCACAGAGTGCAAAGGTTGTATAATGAGGTCAGAGGTCAGGGAAATGATGAAATGGAACCAGTGCGCAGCATAAAAAGACAAATGGAAAAAG GAATGACTCTGTATCTCTGTATGAAAGCAGCACTAACAGAACCGAGACTAGTAGAAATGTCTTTGAACTTTCACTTAGCTACTGCAACATGGCTATCAGAAATAGCAATCAATGAAGACTGCAAGACAtttgaacctgtaaaattcccATTGCCAAAGATAGTGCCATTAATGTTGACTTGTGTGCCTGAATTCATCATGGGGAATGTGACAGATTTCACTTTGTTCCTCCAAAGATTTAAAGAAGATATGTATGAG ATGGCAGGTGATAAGTTGGAGAACTTTATGACCCTCATCCTAGTGTACATGGGGAGTCCTGAGCGCATGAGAAACCCTCATCTACGAGCTGAACTGGCGGAAACATTGGCTGCCCTCCTTCCTGCTGAGTCAGGCTCATCATCTAAAGGACTCATGTCCTG GTTCTCTAGGGAGCAGTTATTTGTGAAGCATCCTCTGATAGAACACCTGGCGGAGAAGCTGTTGAATGTGTTTGTCAGTATAGAGATGACGGGACAGAGCGTGCAATTTGAACAGAAGTTTAACTACAGGAGACCCATGTACATGGTACTGGAGCACATATGGGAGATAGCTGTACATAGAGATTGTATTAAG AAATTGGCAGAGGAAGCTGAAGGAAAAATTGAGGACACAGACCCACCCTTGTTTCTTCGATTTATTAATCTCCTGATAAATGATGCTATATTTCTTTTAGATGAAGCATTTGAT TATATGACCCAGATAAAGGACAAGCAGGCTGAGAAGGAGAGAGGGGAATGGAACAGCTTGGAACCACAACAACGTCAGGAGAACGAGAACAGCCTACGTCAGATCACCATGCTGGCGCGCTACCATAACATGATGGGGAACAACACCATCCATGCTCTGGAGATGATAACCAGAGAAATCAAATCTATCTTCTGTCACAAGTCCATGGTGGACAGGATAGCTGGCATGCTCAACTACTTCTTACTCCATCTA GTGGGGCCTAAACAGAGAAGCTTTAATGTGAAGGACAAGAACGAAATTGAGTTTAAACCACACCAGATGGTGTCTGACATTACACAGATCTATCTCAATCTGGGTGATAATGAGTCTTTTTGTATGGCTGTGTCAGCTGATGGCAGATCTTACTCTTCAGAACTCTTTGTAAAAACAAATAGTGTATTGCAGAAAATTGGAAAATCACCCACCATGATCAGTCAAGTAGATGCACTACGAGATAAGATTGag GTTCTCCGAGTGAAACAAGCAGCAGAAGACGAGTTGCTGTATGCTGATGCACCTGAGGAATTCCTGGACCCCATCATGGGCACGCTTATGAGAGACCCTGTTCTTTTACCCTCCTCCAAAAACATTGTAGACAGGGCAGTGATAGCAAGACATATTTTAAG TGATCAGACGGACCCTTTCAATAGATCCCCTCTTTCTTTGGACATGGTCACACCAGATGTGgagttaaaaacaaaaatagaaaaatggaTTCAGGAGAAAAAGGCATCCTCATGA
- the LOC128166959 gene encoding UPF0764 protein C16orf89 homolog, translating into MRYLAAFFEWVLLISAVSSASLVSNANDSLVLLTKTLDAIEFALNFFHQEHQNLNLDAVIGTRMIEGQFKVLLQHLKSHPSKGTGISAPTISRIERLQKVAGLVSDEALPYIATFTPQYYEEIGPLIQGGFWEMDYPSRDMGPEVKVWRYKEGESLREQKSDDCLAEFFGTGKKSKEQCKISDECWDFMTSPGYSAYSLSHQVFYLEIGTQFGCYAQMLMKNLLKRQKSIKELQEQICKNMLNEAVIIAKNGFPQRKQDLFMEQAALCGILGYREFFTSDWLEPILSWQDEVFGCYRGELVFESEVKLRDGVKSRRKREERPLSHGCLCHRTTVALAALGQYVRFIIEYLQLMAATPI; encoded by the exons ATGAGATATTTGGCGGCGTTCTTTGAATGGGTCCTGCTGATTTCGGCGGTTTCCTCAGCATCGCTTGTTTCCAATGCGAACGACTCTTTGGTGCTTTTGACAAAGACTCTAGATGCAATTGAATTTGCGCTGAATTTTTTTCACCAGGAACATCAAAACCTGAATCTTGACGCCGTTATTGGAACCCGGATGATAGAAG GCCAATTTAAAGTTCTGCTGCAACACCTGAAATCCCATCCATCAAAAGGGACGGGGATTTCTGCTCCAACGATATCGAGGATTGAGAGACTGCAGAAGGTGGCGGGTCTGGTCAGCGATGAGGCGTTACCATATATAGCAACGTTCACCCCACAGTACTATGAAG AAATAGGTCCACTGATACAAGGCGGATTTTGGGAAATGGATTACCCCAGTCGTGATATGGGTCCGGAAGTTAAAGTATGGCGGTACAAGGAGGGAGAATCGTTACGGGAGCAGAAATCGGACGACTGTCTGGCGGAGTTCTTTGGAACAGG GAAGAAATCAAAGGAGCAATGCAAAATATCAGACGAATGCTGGGACTTTATGACGTCACCTGGATACAGCGCTTACTCGCTCTCGCACCAAGTATTTTACCTTGAAATCGGCACCCAG TTTGGATGCTACGCACAAATGTTGatgaaaaatcttctcaagcgCCAAAAGTCAATCAAAGAGTTGCAGGAACagatttgtaaaaatatgttgaatgaAGCTGTTATCATAGCGAAAAACGGGTTTCCACAACGAAAGCAAGACCTTTTTATGGAGCAAG CGGCCTTGTGTGGTATCCTTGGATACCGCGAGTTCTTCACCTCTGATTGGTTGGAACCTATCCTCAGTTGGCAGGATGAAGTTTTTGGGTGCTACAGGGGTGAACTAGTCTTCGAGTCCGAAGTCA AGCTTCGAGATGGAGTGAAAAGTCGCAGGAAGCGTGAGGAACGTCCCCTGAGCCACGGCTGTCTTTGCCACAGGACGACGGTCGCCTTGGCAGCGCTGGGTCAGTACGTCCGCTTCATCATAGAATACCTCCAGCTGATGGCGGCCACGCCCATATGA